A window of Streptomyces sp. DG1A-41 contains these coding sequences:
- a CDS encoding ABC transporter permease subunit: MSTSTTSAPPGTKDPPEASAAPRRGKRDPARTGWRRALRRDWQLYSLAILPLLFFLVFRYLPMIGNVIAFRRFEPGGSIFGEEWVGLRYVQMFLNDPTFWQVFRNTLWIGGLTLLFCFPVPIVLALLLNEVRRRSLKRFVQSVSYLPHFLSIVIVAGITMQMLASDGPVNHVLGWFGHEPIRFIQEPEWFRTVYVGSEIWQTAGWGTILYLAALTTIDEDLYEAARIDGANRWQQIWHVTLPGIRPTMVTLLILNIGAFMAVGFEKVLLLYNPLTYPTADVISTYVYRSGVESNSFSYAAAIGLFEAIIGLVLITSANQLSRRTVGTSLW; the protein is encoded by the coding sequence ATGAGCACGTCCACCACGTCGGCCCCGCCGGGCACCAAGGATCCGCCTGAGGCCTCAGCCGCACCCCGACGCGGCAAGCGGGACCCCGCCCGGACCGGCTGGCGGCGGGCGCTGCGCCGCGACTGGCAGTTGTACTCGCTGGCGATCCTGCCGCTGCTGTTCTTCCTGGTCTTCCGCTATCTGCCGATGATCGGCAATGTCATCGCCTTCCGGCGTTTCGAGCCCGGCGGGTCGATCTTCGGCGAGGAGTGGGTGGGGCTGCGCTATGTGCAGATGTTCCTCAACGACCCCACCTTCTGGCAGGTCTTCCGCAACACCCTGTGGATCGGCGGCCTCACGCTGCTGTTCTGCTTCCCGGTCCCCATCGTGCTGGCGCTGCTGCTCAACGAGGTGCGCCGGCGCTCCCTGAAGCGGTTCGTGCAGTCGGTGTCGTACCTCCCGCACTTCCTGTCGATCGTGATCGTCGCGGGCATCACGATGCAGATGCTGGCCAGTGACGGCCCGGTCAACCACGTCCTCGGCTGGTTCGGCCACGAACCGATCCGCTTCATCCAGGAACCCGAGTGGTTCCGCACGGTCTACGTCGGCTCGGAGATCTGGCAGACCGCCGGCTGGGGCACGATCCTCTACCTCGCCGCGCTCACCACGATCGACGAGGACCTGTACGAGGCCGCGCGCATCGACGGCGCCAACCGCTGGCAGCAGATCTGGCACGTCACCCTGCCCGGCATCCGGCCCACCATGGTCACGCTGCTGATCCTGAACATCGGCGCGTTCATGGCGGTCGGCTTCGAGAAGGTCCTGCTGCTGTACAACCCGCTGACGTATCCGACCGCCGACGTGATCTCGACGTACGTGTACCGGTCCGGCGTGGAGTCCAACAGCTTCAGTTACGCCGCCGCCATCGGACTGTTCGAGGCGATCATCGGCCTGGTCCTCATCACGTCCGCCAACCAGCTCTCGCGCCGCACAGTGGGGACGAGTCTGTGGTGA
- the ngcE gene encoding N-acetylglucosamine/diacetylchitobiose ABC transporter substrate-binding protein, which yields MGSTSAENHGTEGVGRRDLIKRSAALGLISVPAMSFLSACASGGGDDSGGKAKAGKKTAKNPLGVNDTAGMEFVLFDGGFGKEYAEDAVKIYEKNFPKVKVKFSATQKIQSTLQPRFNQGTPPDLIDNSGAEQMDMGVLVGKNQLTDLTPLLDAPSYDDPDKKVRDTLRPGIVEMGQFDGEKVWILYYAYTVYGVWYSQKALDSLDEQYPETWDQMLAVCEKAKKKGMAGWTYAGKYPYYLPFSLYPMIGKVGGREVLDAIDNLEPNAWKHPAVKACFDAYYELHKKGYVLKGTPGLDHIQSQTAWAQGKALFIPNGSWVENESANVIPKDFDLAVSAPTGLDSSDKLPFGTIWASGGEPFIVPAKAKNAEGGMEQLRIMLGEASSKNFTSKVKSLTAYNGGTDGIALTPGLKSGVAALDKAGENVVNPRLQDWYVQLQKEKIGVSGLGEMMAGRLTPAEAIKKIQGYADEAAKDDSIKHYKHQ from the coding sequence ATGGGATCCACTTCCGCCGAGAACCACGGCACCGAGGGTGTCGGCCGCCGTGATCTGATCAAAAGGTCCGCCGCGCTCGGGCTGATCTCCGTTCCCGCGATGAGCTTCCTGTCCGCCTGTGCCAGCGGTGGCGGCGACGACAGCGGGGGCAAGGCCAAGGCCGGCAAGAAGACCGCGAAGAACCCGCTCGGCGTCAACGACACCGCGGGCATGGAATTCGTCCTGTTCGACGGCGGCTTCGGCAAGGAGTACGCCGAGGACGCCGTGAAGATCTACGAGAAGAACTTCCCCAAGGTGAAGGTGAAGTTCTCCGCCACCCAGAAGATCCAGTCCACGCTCCAGCCCCGCTTCAACCAGGGCACCCCGCCGGACCTCATCGACAACTCCGGCGCCGAGCAGATGGACATGGGCGTCCTGGTCGGCAAGAACCAGCTCACCGACCTCACCCCGCTGCTGGACGCGCCCTCCTACGACGACCCGGACAAGAAGGTCCGCGACACGCTGCGCCCCGGCATCGTCGAGATGGGCCAGTTCGACGGCGAGAAGGTCTGGATCCTCTACTACGCCTACACGGTCTACGGCGTCTGGTACTCGCAGAAGGCCCTGGACTCGCTCGACGAGCAGTACCCCGAGACCTGGGACCAGATGCTCGCGGTCTGCGAGAAGGCCAAGAAGAAGGGCATGGCGGGCTGGACGTACGCGGGCAAGTACCCGTACTACCTCCCCTTCTCGCTCTACCCGATGATCGGCAAGGTCGGCGGCCGCGAGGTCCTCGACGCCATCGACAACCTGGAGCCGAACGCCTGGAAGCACCCGGCCGTCAAGGCCTGCTTCGACGCGTACTACGAGCTCCACAAGAAGGGCTACGTCCTCAAGGGCACCCCGGGCCTGGACCACATCCAGTCGCAGACCGCGTGGGCACAGGGCAAGGCGCTGTTCATCCCGAACGGCTCCTGGGTGGAGAACGAGTCGGCCAACGTCATCCCGAAGGACTTCGACCTGGCCGTCTCCGCGCCCACCGGCCTCGACTCCTCCGACAAGCTGCCGTTCGGCACCATCTGGGCCTCCGGCGGCGAGCCGTTCATCGTCCCGGCCAAGGCGAAGAACGCCGAGGGCGGCATGGAGCAGCTGCGCATCATGCTCGGCGAGGCGTCCTCGAAGAACTTCACCAGCAAGGTGAAATCGCTGACCGCGTACAACGGCGGCACCGACGGCATCGCCCTCACCCCCGGTCTGAAATCGGGTGTCGCGGCGCTGGACAAGGCGGGCGAGAACGTGGTGAATCCCCGTCTCCAGGACTGGTACGTGCAGTTGCAGAAGGAGAAGATCGGTGTCTCCGGCCTGGGCGAGATGATGGCCGGCCGTCTCACCCCGGCCGAGGCCATCAAGAAGATCCAGGGCTATGCCGACGAAGCCGCCAAGGACGACTCGATCAAGCACTACAAGCACCAGTAA
- a CDS encoding carbohydrate ABC transporter permease yields the protein MVKPSHSYRVFQGVNGVVLTLVVLVTLYPFVNILARSFSGERQIRAGEVTLLPKGFNLTTYEIVFQDSMFWRNYGNTVLYTVVATAVAMVLTTCYAFVLSKKHLKGRGVLVGIAVFTMFFTGGLIPNYILVTSLGLKNSVWAIALPNAISVFNLLVMKAFFENLPTELEEAAQIDGLSTYGILLRIVLPLSKAVVATMVLFYSVSFWNSWFSAFLYMDRTDLMPVTVYLRNLIQGATGGGNAGAGTEQLSQVGANIQSVTIVLTALPILCVYPFVQRYFVSGVMLGAVKG from the coding sequence GTGGTGAAGCCGAGTCACTCCTACAGGGTCTTCCAGGGTGTCAACGGGGTGGTCCTCACCCTCGTCGTGCTGGTGACCCTGTACCCCTTCGTCAACATCCTCGCGCGGTCCTTCAGCGGCGAGCGCCAGATCCGGGCCGGCGAGGTGACCCTGCTGCCCAAGGGGTTCAACCTCACCACGTACGAGATCGTGTTCCAGGACTCGATGTTCTGGCGGAACTACGGCAACACCGTGCTGTACACGGTCGTGGCGACGGCCGTCGCCATGGTGCTGACGACGTGTTACGCCTTCGTCCTGTCGAAGAAGCACCTCAAGGGCCGGGGTGTGCTCGTCGGCATCGCCGTGTTCACCATGTTCTTCACCGGCGGTCTGATCCCCAACTACATCCTGGTCACCAGCCTCGGCCTGAAGAACAGCGTCTGGGCGATCGCCCTGCCGAACGCGATCAGCGTCTTCAACCTCCTGGTCATGAAGGCCTTCTTCGAGAACCTGCCGACCGAGCTGGAGGAGGCCGCGCAGATCGACGGCCTCAGCACGTACGGCATCCTGCTCAGGATCGTCCTGCCGCTGTCCAAGGCGGTCGTGGCGACGATGGTGCTGTTCTACTCGGTGTCCTTCTGGAACTCCTGGTTCAGCGCCTTCCTCTATATGGACCGGACGGATCTGATGCCGGTCACCGTCTACCTCCGCAACCTCATCCAGGGCGCCACCGGCGGCGGCAACGCGGGCGCGGGCACGGAGCAGCTCAGCCAGGTCGGCGCGAACATCCAGTCGGTCACCATCGTCCTCACCGCCCTGCCGATCCTCTGCGTGTACCCGTTCGTCCAGCGCTACTTCGTCTCGGGCGTGATGCTCGGCGCGGTCAAGGGCTGA
- a CDS encoding acetylxylan esterase: MPAFDLPLTELERHRPDVGEPADFDAFWLRTLKEAGQADPLVSARPVETGLRLTRTWDVTFRGFAGDPVRAWFSKPAGVDELLPAVVEFAGYGRGRGLPHERLTWVNAGYAHLLMDNRGQGDEYGCGGDTPDPHATAPGGPGPAVRGLLAPEDYHYRRLITDAVRAVTVVRALPGVDPARTAAVGNSQGGGLALAVAGLVPGLAALLVTAPLLSGIRRALDLTDAGPYGEIASYLSVHRGAEHDAYRTLSYVEGVSFARRAQAPAHFGVGLRDTVCPPSGAYAAFNRYAELTGTAPRKEIHAHPFNGHEGGDAVQVRRQLDWLREVLGGRK; this comes from the coding sequence GTGCCCGCGTTCGACCTGCCGCTGACGGAACTGGAGCGCCATCGCCCGGACGTCGGGGAGCCCGCCGACTTCGACGCGTTCTGGCTGCGCACACTGAAGGAGGCCGGGCAGGCGGACCCGCTGGTGTCGGCGCGGCCGGTGGAGACGGGCCTGCGGCTGACCCGGACCTGGGACGTGACGTTCCGGGGCTTCGCAGGCGATCCGGTGCGCGCCTGGTTCAGCAAGCCGGCCGGTGTCGACGAACTCCTGCCCGCCGTCGTCGAGTTCGCCGGGTACGGACGCGGCCGGGGCCTCCCCCACGAACGCCTCACCTGGGTCAACGCCGGGTACGCGCACCTGCTCATGGACAACCGCGGCCAGGGCGACGAGTACGGCTGCGGCGGCGACACCCCCGACCCGCACGCCACGGCCCCGGGCGGGCCCGGCCCTGCGGTACGCGGCCTGCTCGCGCCCGAGGACTACCACTACCGCCGTCTGATCACGGACGCGGTCCGCGCGGTCACGGTGGTACGGGCACTGCCCGGCGTCGATCCCGCGCGGACCGCGGCCGTCGGCAACAGCCAGGGCGGCGGCCTGGCCCTCGCGGTCGCGGGGCTCGTCCCCGGCCTGGCGGCGCTGCTCGTCACCGCCCCGCTGCTGTCCGGCATCCGCCGCGCGCTCGACCTCACGGACGCGGGGCCGTACGGGGAGATCGCGTCCTATCTCTCCGTCCACCGGGGCGCCGAGCACGACGCCTACCGCACGCTGTCCTACGTCGAGGGCGTCTCCTTCGCCCGCCGCGCGCAGGCTCCGGCTCACTTCGGCGTGGGGCTACGGGACACGGTGTGCCCGCCGAGCGGGGCGTACGCCGCGTTCAACCGCTATGCCGAACTGACCGGCACGGCCCCGCGCAAGGAGATCCACGCGCATCCGTTCAACGGGCACGAGGGGGGTGACGCGGTGCAGGTGCGGCGTCAACTGGATTGGCTGCGGGAGGTGTTGGGTGGTCGGAAGTGA
- a CDS encoding MmpS family transport accessory protein, with protein MNRTIRATVCAVATAGLALGLSSCSEAVDQVDKAVDETYEVTYEVTGKNVDSIEFHGGGGKAMEPKVESVSKPELPWKKTVTLRGIMPAAVMPVAADPEGAQVTCKIIHKGKVIEEQSADGLVTAGGCTAESPIGK; from the coding sequence TTGAACCGCACCATCCGTGCAACCGTTTGTGCCGTCGCCACCGCCGGTCTCGCGCTCGGTCTCAGCTCCTGCTCCGAGGCCGTCGACCAGGTCGACAAGGCAGTGGACGAGACGTACGAAGTCACCTACGAGGTGACGGGGAAGAACGTCGACTCGATCGAGTTCCACGGCGGCGGTGGCAAGGCCATGGAGCCGAAGGTCGAGTCGGTGTCGAAGCCCGAGCTGCCCTGGAAGAAGACGGTCACGCTGCGCGGCATCATGCCCGCGGCGGTCATGCCGGTCGCCGCGGACCCCGAAGGCGCCCAGGTCACATGCAAGATCATCCACAAGGGCAAGGTGATCGAGGAACAGAGTGCCGATGGTCTGGTGACCGCCGGCGGCTGCACCGCGGAGTCCCCTATCGGGAAGTAA
- a CDS encoding beta-galactosidase, giving the protein MTAPRTPKIPYGGDYNPEQWPETVWDDDHRLFARAGIDTLTVGVFTWSLTQPAPDTYDFTVLDRILDRAAAEGRQVCLATGTAALPPWLAKRHPEVNRTDFEGRRHRYGQRHNFCPSSPAYRGHATALASRLAERYAGHPALLAWHINNEYGGACYCELCAEAFREWLRDRHGTLDALNDAWWTTFWSHRYTDWDQIEPPNALTEHWRGPDHTAFQGITLDYFRFTTDALLGCFLAEKEVIRAHDPDTPVTTNFMGTFRPLDYHRWAPHLDFASWDNYPPLDAPPTRPALAHDLMRGLKDGAPFWLMEQTPSTTACRDVNPLRRPGELRLATFQAIAHGADAALYFQMRASRGACEKYHGSVIGHAGRDDTRVFREVAELGRELEFLGDRTLGARTPARTALLFDWDSWWALEISDGPSRLVRYPDVVHAYYRAAREAGADVDVIPQTADLTPYDVVLAPALHMVKGDLATRIEEAAARGGTVLATFLSGRVDEHDRAFLTDVPGPLAPLMGIRVDEWDARPPESTQPIPELPAEARLVFEIVLPRGAEPVATYGTDFYAGTPAVTRNRFGDGEGWYVATALDQPGVDRIVRRILARHHLLGPYADHPAVETATRITPDGTPLLFLLNHAPEPARLTAHTTATDLLTGKRVERGEPLVLDPLGVAILQ; this is encoded by the coding sequence ATGACCGCGCCCCGCACGCCGAAGATCCCGTACGGCGGTGACTACAACCCCGAGCAGTGGCCCGAAACCGTCTGGGACGACGACCACCGTCTGTTCGCCCGGGCCGGCATCGACACCCTCACCGTCGGCGTCTTCACCTGGTCCCTCACCCAACCCGCCCCGGACACCTACGACTTCACGGTCCTGGACCGCATCCTCGACCGGGCCGCCGCCGAGGGGCGCCAGGTCTGTCTGGCCACCGGCACCGCCGCCCTCCCGCCCTGGCTCGCCAAACGGCACCCCGAGGTCAACCGCACCGACTTCGAGGGCCGCCGCCACCGCTACGGCCAGCGCCACAACTTCTGCCCCAGCTCACCGGCGTACCGCGGGCACGCCACCGCGCTGGCCTCGCGTCTCGCCGAGCGGTACGCCGGCCACCCCGCCCTGCTCGCCTGGCACATCAACAACGAGTACGGCGGCGCCTGTTACTGCGAGCTGTGCGCCGAGGCCTTCCGCGAGTGGCTCCGCGACCGGCACGGCACCCTCGACGCCCTCAACGACGCCTGGTGGACCACCTTCTGGTCGCACCGCTACACCGACTGGGACCAGATCGAGCCGCCGAACGCCCTGACCGAGCACTGGCGCGGTCCCGACCACACCGCCTTCCAGGGCATCACCCTCGACTACTTCCGCTTCACCACCGACGCCCTCCTCGGCTGCTTCCTGGCCGAGAAGGAGGTGATCCGCGCACACGACCCCGACACGCCCGTCACCACCAACTTCATGGGCACCTTTCGCCCCCTCGACTACCACCGCTGGGCACCCCACCTCGACTTCGCCTCCTGGGACAACTACCCGCCCCTGGACGCCCCGCCGACCCGGCCCGCCCTCGCCCACGACCTGATGCGCGGCCTGAAGGACGGCGCCCCCTTCTGGCTGATGGAGCAGACGCCGTCCACGACGGCCTGCCGTGACGTCAACCCGCTCCGGCGGCCCGGGGAACTCCGTCTCGCCACCTTCCAGGCCATCGCCCACGGCGCGGACGCCGCCCTGTACTTCCAGATGCGCGCCTCACGGGGCGCCTGCGAGAAGTACCACGGGTCGGTCATCGGCCACGCGGGCCGCGACGACACCCGTGTCTTCCGCGAAGTAGCAGAGCTGGGGCGGGAGTTGGAGTTCTTGGGTGACCGGACCCTCGGCGCCCGCACCCCGGCCCGCACCGCCCTCCTCTTCGACTGGGACAGCTGGTGGGCCCTGGAGATCTCCGACGGCCCCTCCCGGCTGGTCAGGTACCCGGACGTGGTCCACGCCTACTACCGGGCCGCCCGCGAGGCCGGCGCCGACGTGGACGTGATCCCGCAGACCGCCGACCTCACGCCCTACGACGTGGTGCTCGCCCCCGCTCTCCACATGGTCAAGGGCGACCTCGCCACCCGCATCGAGGAAGCGGCCGCACGCGGCGGCACGGTCCTGGCCACCTTCCTCTCCGGCCGCGTCGACGAGCACGACCGCGCCTTCCTCACCGACGTCCCCGGCCCGCTCGCACCGCTGATGGGCATCCGCGTGGACGAATGGGACGCACGCCCACCGGAGTCCACCCAGCCGATCCCCGAACTGCCGGCCGAGGCCCGGCTCGTCTTCGAGATCGTCCTCCCACGCGGCGCCGAACCGGTCGCCACCTACGGCACCGACTTCTACGCCGGCACCCCCGCCGTCACCCGCAACCGATTCGGCGACGGCGAGGGCTGGTACGTCGCCACCGCCCTCGACCAGCCGGGCGTCGACCGGATCGTCCGCCGGATCCTGGCCCGTCACCACCTGCTCGGCCCCTACGCCGACCACCCGGCCGTGGAGACGGCGACCCGGATCACCCCCGACGGCACCCCCTTGCTCTTCCTCCTCAACCACGCCCCCGAACCGGCCCGCCTGACGGCCCACACCACGGCCACCGACCTGCTCACCGGCAAACGGGTCGAGCGGGGCGAACCCCTGGTCCTCGACCCCCTGGGCGTCGCGATCCTTCAGTAG
- a CDS encoding lytic polysaccharide monooxygenase, with translation MPRSAFPTRARALLLVLLSLLVTVPALGLVMTAGGEAEAHGTPMKPGSRTFLCWQDGLTDTGEIKPVNPACRAAQQVSGTTPFYNWFSVLRSDSAGRTRGFVPDGELCSGGNTNFTGFNTPSKDWPLTHLTSGATVDFSYNAWAAHPGWFYVYITKDGFDPTKTLTWNDMEERPFLSVDHPPLNGSPGTVEANYSWTGKLPEGKSGRHIIYMVWQRSDSQETFYSCSDVVFDGGNGEVTGIKQPGDPSEPVPGTCTATRKTTGSWNGGYQSEVTVTNTGTVPMLGWMVDWTLPSGQKIDSLWSGNATYNGQSVMVHNAGWNGSLDPGKSTTFGYTVSGSGGDSTTSLPCRVG, from the coding sequence ATGCCCCGATCAGCTTTTCCCACCCGGGCCCGAGCCCTCCTCCTGGTCCTGCTCTCCCTCCTCGTCACCGTTCCGGCCCTCGGCCTGGTCATGACGGCCGGTGGTGAGGCGGAGGCACACGGCACCCCCATGAAGCCCGGCAGCCGCACCTTCCTGTGCTGGCAGGACGGTCTGACCGACACCGGTGAGATCAAGCCGGTCAACCCGGCCTGCCGGGCCGCGCAGCAGGTCAGCGGCACGACGCCGTTCTACAACTGGTTCTCGGTGCTCCGCTCGGACAGCGCCGGCCGCACCCGGGGCTTCGTACCGGACGGCGAGCTGTGCAGCGGCGGCAACACCAACTTCACCGGGTTCAACACGCCCAGCAAGGACTGGCCGCTCACCCACCTCACCTCGGGCGCGACGGTCGACTTCTCTTACAATGCCTGGGCGGCGCACCCGGGTTGGTTCTACGTCTACATCACGAAGGACGGCTTCGACCCGACCAAGACGCTCACCTGGAACGACATGGAGGAACGGCCGTTCCTGAGCGTCGACCACCCGCCGCTGAACGGCTCCCCGGGCACGGTCGAGGCCAACTACTCCTGGACCGGCAAGCTCCCTGAGGGCAAGTCGGGCCGCCACATCATCTACATGGTCTGGCAGCGCTCCGACAGCCAGGAGACCTTCTACTCCTGCTCGGACGTCGTCTTCGACGGCGGCAACGGCGAGGTGACCGGCATCAAGCAGCCGGGCGACCCGTCCGAGCCGGTGCCCGGCACGTGCACGGCCACCCGCAAGACGACCGGCAGCTGGAACGGCGGCTACCAGTCCGAGGTGACCGTCACCAACACCGGCACCGTCCCGATGCTCGGCTGGATGGTCGACTGGACGCTGCCGTCCGGCCAGAAGATCGACAGCCTGTGGAGCGGCAACGCCACCTACAACGGCCAGTCGGTGATGGTCCACAACGCCGGCTGGAACGGCTCCCTCGATCCCGGCAAGAGCACGACGTTCGGATACACCGTCTCCGGCTCGGGCGGTGACAGCACGACGAGCCTGCCCTGCCGGGTCGGCTGA
- a CDS encoding sugar ABC transporter permease, whose protein sequence is MQHGKYRFIVGFLALPLGLYALFVIWPFIQSIYYSFTDWTGLSPEFKMVGFDNYSRMLDDEIFWKSLQHSLLFALLLPVVTISLALFFAFMINVGGRKRKNGPVVSGVRGSSFYKIVYFFPQVLSIAIVALLFAFAYNPDSGAINSILRGIGLEGVQPLWLGDPDLALWAVMAVLVWSTVGFFVVLFSAGMASIPAEMYEAALLDGAGRATTFFRITLPLLWDTVQSGWVYMGILALGAESFAVVQIMTTGPGGPDYSTTVMVLYVYQKAFRDGQAAYATTIGVALLVVTLAFAAVVMRLGRRERLEY, encoded by the coding sequence ATGCAGCACGGCAAGTACCGGTTCATCGTGGGCTTCCTCGCGCTGCCCCTGGGACTGTACGCGCTCTTCGTGATCTGGCCGTTCATCCAGTCCATCTACTACTCGTTCACGGACTGGACCGGCCTGAGTCCCGAATTCAAGATGGTCGGTTTCGACAACTACAGCCGGATGCTCGACGACGAGATCTTCTGGAAGTCGTTGCAGCACAGCCTGCTGTTCGCGCTCCTGCTGCCGGTCGTGACGATCAGTCTGGCGCTGTTCTTCGCCTTCATGATCAATGTCGGCGGCAGAAAGAGGAAGAACGGTCCGGTCGTTTCCGGCGTCCGGGGCTCCTCCTTCTACAAGATCGTCTACTTTTTCCCGCAGGTGCTGTCCATCGCCATTGTCGCGCTGCTGTTCGCGTTCGCGTACAACCCGGACAGCGGCGCGATCAACTCGATCCTGCGCGGGATCGGGCTGGAGGGCGTCCAGCCGCTGTGGCTGGGCGACCCCGACCTCGCCCTGTGGGCCGTGATGGCGGTGCTCGTCTGGTCCACGGTCGGCTTCTTCGTGGTCCTCTTCTCCGCCGGCATGGCCTCCATCCCGGCGGAGATGTACGAGGCCGCGCTGCTGGACGGGGCGGGCCGGGCCACCACGTTCTTCCGCATCACCCTGCCCCTGCTCTGGGACACCGTGCAGTCGGGCTGGGTCTACATGGGCATCCTCGCCCTGGGCGCCGAGTCGTTCGCGGTCGTGCAGATCATGACGACCGGGCCGGGCGGCCCCGACTACTCGACCACCGTCATGGTCCTGTACGTGTACCAGAAGGCGTTCCGTGACGGGCAGGCCGCCTACGCCACCACCATCGGTGTCGCCCTGCTCGTCGTCACGCTGGCCTTCGCCGCCGTGGTGATGCGGCTGGGCCGTCGCGAGCGGCTGGAGTACTGA
- a CDS encoding substrate-binding domain-containing protein: protein MAVALAGCTEDGGQGEGGFTVGLLLPSRAVPRWEQSDKPLIEKRVKELCPECEVVYANAENDTASQRQQVNSMITRGVSVLILDVVDPKALRSSVRAADRAGIPVVAYDRLAEGPISGFVSFDGGRVGRLQGEALLKGMGARADDGGVVMVNGDPSSPNAAWYEGGARSVLQDRVRILKSYDTLGWRTENAHDHMSAAISALGPNQIDGVLAANDSIAAGVIAALKSARVSPLPPVTGQDADLDAVRRIVKGEQYMTVYKPFRQETEAASAMAVALARGNDLDALVTSTVDSPTTPDVPAVLLDPVSVTAETIGRTLVRDGVYTIDQICTPKLRSACDRIGLTR from the coding sequence ATGGCGGTGGCCCTGGCCGGCTGTACCGAGGACGGCGGGCAGGGCGAGGGCGGGTTCACCGTCGGGCTGCTGCTGCCGAGCCGCGCGGTGCCCCGCTGGGAGCAGTCCGACAAGCCCTTGATCGAGAAGCGGGTGAAGGAGCTGTGCCCGGAGTGCGAGGTCGTCTACGCCAACGCGGAGAACGACACGGCGAGCCAACGGCAGCAGGTGAACTCCATGATCACCCGGGGTGTGTCCGTCCTGATCCTGGACGTCGTCGACCCCAAGGCGCTGCGCTCCTCGGTCCGCGCGGCGGACCGCGCGGGCATTCCGGTCGTCGCCTACGACCGGCTCGCCGAGGGCCCGATCTCGGGTTTCGTCAGTTTCGACGGCGGCCGGGTCGGCAGACTCCAGGGCGAGGCACTGCTGAAGGGCATGGGAGCCAGGGCCGACGACGGCGGCGTCGTCATGGTGAACGGCGACCCCTCCAGCCCCAACGCCGCCTGGTACGAGGGCGGCGCCCGGTCCGTGCTCCAGGACAGGGTGCGGATCCTCAAGTCGTACGACACCCTCGGCTGGCGCACGGAGAACGCGCACGACCACATGTCCGCCGCGATCAGCGCCCTCGGCCCGAACCAGATCGACGGGGTGCTCGCGGCCAACGACTCGATCGCCGCCGGTGTCATCGCGGCGCTCAAGAGCGCCCGCGTCTCGCCGCTGCCCCCGGTCACCGGCCAGGACGCCGACCTCGACGCCGTGCGGCGCATCGTCAAGGGCGAGCAGTACATGACCGTCTACAAGCCCTTCCGGCAGGAGACCGAGGCGGCCTCCGCCATGGCCGTCGCCCTGGCACGCGGCAACGACCTCGACGCCCTCGTCACGTCGACCGTGGACAGCCCCACCACCCCGGACGTCCCGGCGGTGCTGCTCGACCCGGTCTCCGTGACGGCCGAGACGATCGGGCGGACGCTCGTCCGGGACGGCGTCTACACGATCGACCAGATCTGCACCCCGAAGCTCCGGTCGGCCTGCGACCGGATCGGGCTCACCCGGTGA